From a region of the Rouxiella sp. S1S-2 genome:
- a CDS encoding MBL fold metallo-hydrolase yields MMKTLIFSAILAACYTSNALADAAVTDAPAFKTFHIGKIEVTTLHDKSSLLPNDGKVLGVDAGEKSVASVLAAAGAPTGQIKLDVDALFVKDGNKNILIDTGLGPSAQGLLVQSLIKSGHTPEQITDVLITHVHRDHIGGLVTADGKQTFPNAVVKISSPDWTWLQTMPKMAALVNVIKPQVKTFTPGDTVMPDIQSVPLQGHTPGHVGYQITSGKARIFDIADSAHSSIISLAKPEWAISFDNDRAEGIANRKTVLKEVAADRELIFAPHFPFPGVGYIVPKDGHYVFQPAID; encoded by the coding sequence ATGATGAAAACCCTCATTTTTTCAGCCATTTTAGCCGCATGCTATACGTCAAATGCATTGGCCGACGCGGCGGTGACTGACGCCCCCGCGTTCAAGACGTTCCACATCGGTAAAATTGAAGTGACGACGCTGCACGACAAGTCTTCTCTCTTGCCAAATGATGGAAAAGTTCTCGGTGTTGACGCGGGTGAGAAGTCAGTGGCGAGTGTTTTAGCGGCAGCCGGAGCACCCACGGGGCAGATTAAGCTGGATGTCGACGCTCTGTTTGTGAAAGACGGCAATAAAAATATTCTTATCGATACCGGCCTGGGACCCAGTGCGCAAGGCCTGCTGGTGCAAAGTCTCATCAAATCTGGCCATACGCCTGAGCAGATAACCGATGTGTTAATAACCCATGTTCATCGAGATCATATCGGTGGTCTGGTGACGGCAGACGGCAAACAGACTTTCCCTAACGCGGTGGTAAAAATCTCTTCACCTGACTGGACATGGTTACAAACCATGCCCAAAATGGCCGCGTTGGTCAACGTTATCAAACCTCAGGTCAAGACCTTTACACCGGGCGATACCGTCATGCCTGATATTCAGTCCGTGCCCTTGCAGGGTCATACGCCGGGTCACGTTGGCTACCAAATTACCTCTGGAAAGGCGCGTATCTTCGACATTGCCGACTCTGCCCATAGCTCAATTATTTCACTCGCCAAACCTGAATGGGCGATAAGCTTTGACAACGATCGGGCAGAAGGTATTGCAAACCGCAAAACTGTGCTGAAAGAAGTCGCGGCGGATCGTGAATTGATTTTTGCCCCCCACTTTCCGTTCCCCGGCGTGGGTTATATCGTGCCGAAAGACGGTCATTACGTTTTTCAACCTGCTATAGATTAG
- a CDS encoding AraC family transcriptional regulator: MDPLSDVLSQLNADKAYVLGLRTGGDWGMHFPPPTKIKFNAVVEGSCWLTVEGEPAPIHLQPGDCFILTRPRAFILASALEIVTENAVDIFRDAVKGVMQYGSEQDFFMIGGGFNYGQEARLLLDSLPTVAVVNAHTDSAPILRWALALLVQELSNASPGGAMMAQQLGNIMLIQVLRQYLGVEQDSPAGWLFALSDPRVNSALEAMHAEPAKRWSVQQLADIAGVSRSTFALSFKQKVGFGPLEYLLRWRMQLASRRLAVGNVTVSAVAQSLGYDSDSAFSNAFKRIMHCSPREYRERPREHAPSRS, from the coding sequence ATGGACCCACTTTCAGACGTACTCTCACAGCTCAATGCTGACAAAGCCTATGTTTTAGGGTTGCGCACCGGTGGAGATTGGGGCATGCATTTTCCGCCGCCGACGAAGATTAAATTTAATGCTGTGGTAGAAGGCAGCTGCTGGTTGACGGTCGAAGGCGAACCTGCACCGATTCATTTGCAACCAGGCGACTGTTTTATTTTGACTCGTCCGCGGGCTTTTATCTTGGCGAGCGCATTGGAAATTGTCACTGAAAACGCCGTCGATATATTTCGAGATGCAGTGAAAGGCGTTATGCAATATGGGTCTGAACAAGATTTTTTCATGATTGGTGGTGGGTTTAATTATGGGCAAGAGGCGCGCCTGTTGCTTGATAGTCTGCCCACCGTGGCGGTGGTCAATGCGCATACTGATTCTGCGCCGATTCTGCGTTGGGCCTTGGCTCTGTTGGTACAAGAATTGTCCAACGCTTCGCCCGGCGGTGCAATGATGGCGCAGCAACTGGGTAACATTATGCTGATTCAAGTCCTGCGCCAGTATCTGGGGGTTGAACAAGACAGCCCAGCAGGATGGCTATTTGCGCTTTCAGACCCAAGGGTTAATAGCGCATTGGAAGCTATGCATGCCGAACCGGCTAAACGCTGGAGCGTTCAGCAACTGGCGGATATCGCAGGGGTATCACGCTCGACCTTTGCCTTGAGTTTCAAACAGAAGGTCGGCTTTGGGCCATTAGAATATTTACTGCGCTGGCGTATGCAGCTCGCTAGCCGACGTTTAGCCGTTGGAAACGTAACGGTTTCAGCCGTAGCGCAATCATTGGGCTATGATTCAGACAGTGCTTTTAGCAATGCCTTTAAACGAATAATGCACTGCTCACCACGAGAGTATCGTGAACGTCCGCGCGAACACGCCCCCTCACGCAGTTAA
- a CDS encoding oxidoreductase → MTTQQQPLNSGFDKHSTASDVLGQRNLMGINVIVTGGYSGIGLETVRVLAQAGAQVRVPTRDMEKAQEALKGIPNVETDFLDLMDPVSIDAFAERFVQTGRALHILINSAGVMASPLKRDARGNEWQFSTNHLGHYQLTARLLPALKKAKGARVVCVSSRGHRFTGVDMVDPNFNQRPYDKWLAYGQSKTANALFALELDKLGEKHNIRAFSLHPGAIYTALTRHMERSDFELVGALKENGELKTTEDAGFKTVEQGAATQVWCAIDPILAGKGGVYCDDVNIAAFATEDGAEIGVSSWAADPAAARRLWELSEKLTGVRYVW, encoded by the coding sequence ATGACCACTCAACAACAACCACTGAATTCTGGATTCGACAAACATTCAACGGCCAGCGACGTGTTAGGCCAGCGCAACCTGATGGGTATCAATGTCATTGTGACGGGTGGCTATTCAGGTATTGGATTGGAAACGGTGCGCGTACTGGCGCAAGCCGGTGCGCAGGTGAGAGTACCTACACGCGATATGGAAAAAGCGCAAGAGGCGCTAAAGGGGATCCCCAACGTTGAGACTGACTTTTTAGATCTTATGGACCCCGTTTCGATTGATGCCTTCGCCGAACGCTTTGTACAGACTGGACGAGCGCTGCATATTTTGATTAACAGCGCAGGCGTGATGGCTTCCCCGCTGAAACGTGATGCACGAGGCAACGAATGGCAATTTTCCACCAACCATCTGGGGCATTATCAATTGACCGCACGTTTACTCCCTGCGCTGAAGAAAGCTAAGGGTGCACGAGTGGTCTGTGTTTCTTCACGCGGTCATCGCTTTACTGGAGTTGATATGGTCGATCCTAATTTTAATCAGCGCCCGTATGACAAATGGTTGGCCTACGGTCAATCTAAAACGGCCAACGCCTTGTTCGCACTGGAACTCGATAAGCTCGGCGAGAAGCACAACATCCGTGCTTTCTCCCTGCATCCGGGCGCTATCTATACTGCACTGACTCGCCACATGGAACGGAGTGATTTCGAGCTCGTTGGTGCACTCAAAGAAAACGGTGAACTAAAAACCACCGAAGATGCAGGTTTCAAAACGGTCGAGCAGGGCGCGGCGACGCAGGTATGGTGCGCGATAGATCCGATTCTGGCCGGGAAGGGCGGTGTCTACTGCGACGATGTTAACATTGCTGCATTCGCCACTGAGGACGGAGCCGAAATCGGCGTCAGCTCTTGGGCGGCAGACCCCGCTGCTGCGAGACGTTTGTGGGAATTGAGCGAGAAATTAACCGGCGTGCGCTACGTCTGGTAG
- a CDS encoding YceI family protein: protein MLRVSTFLSLSIAYSAMACANPVQYAINTQKTSVEVFWTLAGHAISHAQLTHITGAITFDSNKDFDDKIVVNIPLYSLNAQNILLTNELKSGTFFDEAHFPLAHFTSTRVIDIGGGHYRVLGSLQIKNIQRPVILDAEIVPDNHLNALKRGMSLHANTTISRSAFGMDSYLLLVADPIKIDINIEASMS, encoded by the coding sequence ATGCTGCGTGTATCGACCTTTTTATCCTTATCTATCGCCTATTCAGCGATGGCATGTGCCAACCCAGTTCAGTATGCGATTAACACCCAGAAAACCTCCGTCGAGGTTTTCTGGACACTCGCCGGTCACGCTATTTCTCATGCGCAGCTAACACACATCACGGGTGCTATTACGTTTGATAGCAATAAGGATTTTGACGATAAAATCGTTGTTAATATCCCCCTCTATTCTCTGAATGCTCAGAACATCCTGCTGACGAACGAACTCAAAAGCGGTACTTTTTTCGATGAAGCACACTTTCCCCTCGCGCACTTTACTAGCACCAGAGTGATTGACATTGGCGGGGGTCACTATCGGGTTTTAGGTTCTCTACAGATTAAAAATATTCAGCGGCCAGTAATACTAGACGCCGAGATTGTTCCCGATAATCATCTAAATGCGTTAAAAAGGGGGATGAGCCTGCATGCCAACACCACTATTTCTCGCTCAGCATTCGGTATGGACAGTTATTTATTGCTGGTGGCAGACCCGATTAAGATTGATATTAATATTGAAGCCAGTATGAGCTGA
- a CDS encoding GNAT family N-acetyltransferase produces the protein MKNHRLIDSESLANSGTPKALIEQQRIKMLSPRRWYRGAFCVNTDKKLLNFSFIQKALPCTQDARVSDVRNVEIRVHNSLCFGLYRNDRQIGFARIITDLADIAVISDVFITPEYRYIGLGSWLVDCCLAHPATHACSTVLCCLQVPQANIDSH, from the coding sequence ATGAAAAATCATCGCTTAATCGATAGTGAGTCTCTTGCAAACAGTGGCACGCCCAAGGCATTGATTGAACAGCAGCGCATAAAAATGCTCTCTCCCCGGAGATGGTATCGAGGCGCGTTCTGCGTCAACACGGATAAAAAACTGCTGAACTTCAGCTTTATCCAGAAAGCATTGCCTTGCACTCAAGATGCGCGAGTCAGTGACGTTCGTAATGTTGAGATCAGGGTACACAACAGTTTGTGTTTCGGTTTATACAGAAACGACAGACAGATTGGATTTGCGCGAATAATCACAGATTTGGCCGATATTGCCGTCATTAGCGACGTTTTTATCACGCCGGAATACCGCTACATCGGCCTTGGCTCCTGGCTGGTAGACTGCTGTCTTGCCCATCCCGCCACGCATGCATGCAGTACCGTACTCTGTTGTTTACAGGTGCCGCAGGCGAATATTGACTCCCATTGA
- a CDS encoding trehalose-6-phosphate synthase → MSGLILVSHNLHQHSVLSSIYDGIMSLRGGIWVSWNGDVVEDDPDARHPLSFRVGNKYDTLTFPLTHEECEEGYYGYVYQGLWPVFHQRPDLARFTTEGLKQYLKLNETYARAVTEYAMPDDAIWIQDYHLIPSIKLIRDAGLTNRIGFCFHQSFPAGQSFEAIPDWHSLIGSLLCCDLIGFQTVQDMNNFLLWVETEFRIEHLGQTTFRIHGRVISTGVFPVGIDTSVSVCLKESNSCRFMERQCKETLPANIILSGGHLDDITGFPNRIRGMDILLKMHPEYAKSTTLLQLTTPSNATESLEKTLKEELKGLTDTHAVSFISQDFSQEELCGIYRASRVALVTPLMAGMSLMARMYVASQDSDNPGVLILSQFAGDTESMKGAIIVNPYDPNAIADALNSALKLPLAERKKRHAHLLAEVNRHDSHWWADCFLKRLDNPETEDAMQIKGSVVLTAGFSGRIRY, encoded by the coding sequence ATGTCAGGTTTAATTCTGGTTTCTCATAATTTGCACCAGCATTCGGTGCTTTCTTCAATCTACGACGGGATTATGTCCCTGCGTGGCGGGATTTGGGTGAGTTGGAACGGCGATGTGGTTGAGGACGACCCAGATGCACGTCATCCGCTGTCGTTTCGTGTCGGCAACAAGTATGACACGCTCACCTTTCCTCTCACTCATGAAGAGTGCGAAGAGGGTTATTACGGGTATGTTTATCAAGGATTATGGCCCGTTTTTCACCAGCGTCCGGATCTTGCACGTTTCACTACTGAAGGCCTCAAACAGTATCTCAAACTTAACGAGACCTATGCGAGAGCCGTAACCGAATACGCGATGCCGGATGACGCTATCTGGATACAGGATTATCACCTTATCCCCAGCATCAAATTAATTCGCGATGCCGGCCTCACTAATCGCATAGGCTTCTGTTTTCACCAATCATTTCCGGCGGGGCAATCATTTGAAGCCATTCCCGATTGGCATAGTCTGATAGGCTCGCTGCTGTGCTGTGACCTGATAGGCTTTCAAACGGTGCAGGACATGAATAATTTCCTGCTGTGGGTAGAAACGGAGTTTAGGATTGAGCACCTTGGCCAAACCACTTTCCGTATTCATGGCAGGGTAATTTCCACCGGCGTTTTTCCTGTCGGGATTGATACCAGCGTGTCTGTGTGCCTAAAAGAGAGCAATAGCTGCCGCTTTATGGAAAGGCAGTGCAAGGAGACGCTTCCGGCAAATATTATTCTCAGTGGGGGACATCTTGATGATATTACAGGATTTCCCAACCGGATCCGTGGGATGGACATTTTGTTAAAGATGCATCCCGAATATGCAAAATCCACCACGTTGCTTCAACTGACCACGCCTTCAAACGCCACGGAATCGCTTGAAAAAACGCTAAAGGAAGAGCTGAAAGGGCTCACCGATACTCATGCAGTCAGCTTTATCAGCCAGGATTTTAGCCAGGAAGAATTGTGCGGGATTTATCGGGCATCGCGCGTGGCATTAGTGACACCATTGATGGCGGGCATGAGTCTGATGGCGAGAATGTACGTAGCCTCTCAAGACTCTGACAACCCCGGCGTGCTGATTTTGTCACAGTTTGCAGGTGACACCGAGTCGATGAAAGGGGCCATCATTGTAAACCCTTACGACCCCAATGCGATTGCCGATGCGCTAAATTCGGCGCTGAAACTGCCGCTTGCCGAAAGGAAAAAACGCCACGCTCATCTGCTCGCAGAAGTAAACAGGCACGACAGCCACTGGTGGGCCGACTGCTTTCTTAAGCGCCTCGATAACCCTGAGACTGAAGACGCGATGCAAATAAAAGGAAGTGTGGTGTTAACGGCGGGGTTTAGCGGGCGTATTCGTTATTAA
- a CDS encoding CsbD family protein: MFNQAEDKVKQVAGAAQEAFGDATDSPEHQAKGAARKYASQASYAAKDAVSTAVDQVKENPFAGVAVAGAVGIVIGYLLGRK, translated from the coding sequence ATGTTTAATCAAGCAGAAGATAAAGTAAAACAAGTAGCGGGTGCAGCGCAGGAAGCTTTTGGTGATGCTACTGACTCCCCTGAACATCAGGCAAAAGGTGCAGCGCGCAAATATGCTTCTCAAGCCAGCTATGCCGCGAAAGATGCCGTGTCGACCGCAGTCGATCAGGTAAAAGAAAATCCATTTGCCGGTGTCGCGGTTGCAGGTGCGGTCGGTATTGTGATTGGTTATCTGTTAGGCCGGAAGTAA
- a CDS encoding PhoPQ-activated protein PqaA family protein, which produces MKTLNLLLAFTALTAGHVFAQQTPVAPGCNLINSNAPSQVISCYRQQLAAMPLNYALVSTEMFENVEIRKYQMISQSWSPESLVSPAQWKEDVTIGIPRSPKSPKALIAVDISDDSLLKVVQQTNTIVISLKTIPTRDLIYQQDNKPLEEDDSIARTWKLYTEQPSKRQQLPLQIPMTATISQTIRLAKKELVRWHIDEFIVAGASKRGWATWLTAISDPNVVAIVPFVIDVLNTKSAILNMYKTYGGNWPIAFAPYYNQGIDRLVNNSDFLKMLNIIDPMQYLGTRAQSGLAIPKYIVNASGDDFFPPDNSRFYYEKLPGIKSLRIAPNTGHLGIQDYIQQSLIAFINRLQDDRPLPVITTAPYRQSNSQNLTVHFSEKPRKVLRWTATNSAARDFRFACGITYTPTPLTVGAGNNVSTSLNYNGPGWQATFVEATFMDGYVATTQVYITPDGKYPKVAPPSNDSGCKTLPGR; this is translated from the coding sequence ATGAAAACGCTAAATCTGTTGCTGGCTTTCACCGCGCTTACGGCGGGTCACGTTTTTGCCCAGCAGACTCCCGTCGCACCGGGCTGTAACCTGATTAACAGCAATGCACCTTCGCAGGTCATTTCATGCTACCGCCAGCAGCTGGCGGCAATGCCTTTAAACTACGCCTTGGTCAGCACCGAGATGTTTGAGAATGTGGAAATCAGGAAATATCAGATGATTTCACAGTCCTGGTCGCCAGAAAGTTTAGTCAGTCCTGCTCAGTGGAAAGAGGATGTGACGATAGGTATTCCCCGCTCTCCCAAGTCACCCAAGGCGCTGATTGCCGTCGATATAAGCGACGATAGCCTGTTAAAAGTGGTGCAGCAAACGAATACCATTGTCATTTCACTGAAAACCATCCCGACGCGTGATTTAATTTATCAGCAGGATAATAAACCGCTGGAAGAAGACGACAGCATCGCACGCACCTGGAAGTTATATACCGAGCAACCGTCTAAAAGACAGCAGTTGCCACTGCAAATTCCGATGACGGCCACCATCTCTCAAACCATCAGGCTGGCTAAAAAAGAGCTAGTGCGGTGGCATATCGACGAGTTTATCGTTGCCGGGGCCTCTAAACGAGGATGGGCAACCTGGTTAACGGCAATTTCTGACCCGAACGTCGTCGCTATCGTGCCTTTTGTCATTGACGTACTTAATACCAAGTCGGCAATCTTGAACATGTATAAAACCTACGGTGGGAACTGGCCGATTGCTTTTGCGCCCTATTACAATCAGGGGATAGACCGTTTAGTTAACAATTCAGACTTTTTGAAAATGTTAAACATTATTGACCCGATGCAATATTTGGGCACTCGGGCGCAGTCAGGACTCGCGATCCCAAAATATATTGTTAATGCCAGCGGCGATGATTTTTTTCCCCCTGATAATTCCCGTTTCTATTATGAAAAATTGCCAGGTATTAAGTCACTGCGCATCGCGCCAAATACCGGACATCTCGGGATTCAGGATTACATTCAGCAGTCACTGATTGCCTTTATCAATCGCCTGCAGGACGATAGACCGTTGCCTGTTATTACCACTGCGCCTTACAGGCAGAGCAATAGCCAGAACCTCACTGTCCACTTCTCGGAGAAGCCGCGAAAAGTACTGCGCTGGACGGCGACGAATTCTGCAGCCAGAGATTTCCGCTTCGCCTGCGGTATTACCTACACCCCTACGCCGCTCACCGTCGGAGCAGGTAATAATGTGAGTACCTCCTTGAATTATAACGGTCCGGGATGGCAGGCAACGTTTGTCGAAGCCACCTTTATGGACGGCTATGTTGCCACCACCCAGGTCTACATCACACCGGACGGCAAGTATCCGAAGGTGGCACCGCCCTCAAATGACAGTGGCTGCAAGACCCTGCCAGGTCGTTGA
- the cmoB gene encoding tRNA 5-methoxyuridine(34)/uridine 5-oxyacetic acid(34) synthase CmoB, with translation MIEFGDFYRAIAKGPLSPWLNTLPSQLTAWQKESLHGKFKMWFNAVDRLPLLQPERLDLLHSVTANTLAPLPKGQLEGMENLLRNLMPWRKGPFSLYDIEIETEWRSDWKWDRVLPHISSLAGRTVLDVGCGSGYHMWRMIGAGAHFAVGIDPMQLFLCQFEAVRKLLGGDQRAHLLPLGIEQLPELNAFDTLFSMGVLYHRRSPLDHLLQLKNQLVSGGELVLETIVIEGDSHQVLVPGDRYAQMNNIYFIPSAEALKGWLIKCGFVNVRIADVSLTTTEEQHRTSWMTSESLAEFLDPNDSTKTVEGYPAPRRALLIANKP, from the coding sequence GTGATCGAGTTTGGTGATTTTTATCGCGCTATTGCCAAAGGGCCACTCAGCCCATGGTTGAATACCCTGCCCTCGCAGCTTACCGCCTGGCAAAAAGAGTCGCTTCACGGCAAGTTCAAAATGTGGTTCAACGCTGTAGACCGCCTGCCGCTGCTACAGCCTGAACGCCTGGATCTGCTGCACAGCGTGACCGCCAATACGCTGGCGCCGCTGCCAAAAGGCCAGCTTGAAGGCATGGAAAACCTGCTGCGTAATTTAATGCCATGGCGTAAAGGCCCGTTTTCCCTGTATGACATTGAAATAGAAACCGAATGGCGTTCAGACTGGAAGTGGGATCGCGTACTGCCGCATATTTCCTCTTTGGCCGGACGCACGGTACTGGACGTGGGGTGCGGAAGCGGATACCACATGTGGCGCATGATTGGTGCTGGTGCGCATTTTGCGGTCGGCATTGACCCTATGCAGCTTTTTTTATGCCAGTTTGAGGCGGTGCGTAAACTGCTGGGCGGCGATCAGCGTGCGCATTTATTGCCGCTGGGTATAGAACAGCTTCCTGAGCTTAATGCGTTTGACACACTATTTTCAATGGGCGTGCTGTACCACCGGCGCTCACCGCTAGACCATCTGCTGCAGTTAAAAAATCAGCTGGTTAGCGGCGGCGAGCTGGTGCTGGAAACCATCGTAATTGAAGGCGACAGTCATCAAGTGCTGGTACCGGGCGATCGCTATGCCCAAATGAATAATATCTACTTTATTCCCTCCGCCGAGGCGTTGAAGGGCTGGCTCATCAAGTGCGGTTTCGTCAATGTACGTATTGCCGACGTGAGCCTCACCACGACAGAGGAACAGCATCGCACTTCCTGGATGACCAGCGAGTCGCTTGCCGAATTCCTCGACCCGAATGACAGCACTAAAACAGTGGAAGGTTATCCCGCGCCACGTCGAGCCTTGCTGATTGCAAATAAGCCCTAG
- the cmoA gene encoding carboxy-S-adenosyl-L-methionine synthase CmoA, with protein sequence MTNQDKLFSAPIDKLGDWTFDERVAEVFPDMIQRSVPGYSNIISMIGMLAERFVKPNSKVYDLGCSLGAATLSMRRNITVPGCEIIAVDNSPAMVERCRRHIDAFRAETPVSVIEADILDVELKDASMVVLNFTLQFLQPADRQRLLNQVYQGMRPGAALVLSEKFSFNDADVGELLFNMHHDFKRANGYSELEISQKRSMLENVMLTDSVETHKARLHQAGFEHAEVWFQCFNFGSLIAIKAGESA encoded by the coding sequence ATGACTAACCAAGATAAACTTTTTTCTGCTCCGATAGATAAACTCGGCGACTGGACCTTTGACGAACGCGTCGCGGAAGTCTTTCCTGATATGATCCAGCGTTCAGTGCCGGGCTATTCAAATATTATTTCGATGATTGGCATGCTGGCAGAGCGTTTTGTTAAGCCAAACAGCAAGGTCTACGATCTCGGCTGTTCGCTGGGTGCCGCTACGCTTTCAATGCGTCGCAACATTACCGTGCCGGGCTGTGAAATCATCGCGGTGGATAATTCTCCAGCCATGGTCGAACGCTGCCGCCGTCATATTGACGCCTTTCGCGCCGAGACGCCGGTTAGCGTGATTGAGGCCGATATTCTCGACGTTGAGTTAAAAGATGCTTCGATGGTGGTGCTCAACTTTACGCTACAATTCTTGCAACCTGCCGACCGCCAGCGCCTGTTAAATCAGGTTTATCAGGGTATGCGTCCGGGTGCCGCCTTGGTGCTGTCTGAGAAGTTCAGCTTTAACGACGCCGACGTGGGCGAACTGCTGTTCAACATGCACCATGATTTTAAGCGTGCCAACGGCTACAGCGAGCTCGAAATCAGTCAAAAGCGCAGCATGCTAGAGAACGTCATGCTGACCGACTCCGTTGAGACACACAAAGCCCGTCTGCATCAGGCCGGGTTTGAACACGCGGAAGTGTGGTTCCAATGCTTCAACTTCGGCTCTTTGATTGCCATTAAAGCGGGAGAATCGGCGTGA
- a CDS encoding DUF72 domain-containing protein: MYIGLPQWHHSAWNSLGLHDLADYARYFNCVEGNTTFYALPKPEIVMRWRDMTHDDFRFCFKFPSTISHKAALQNCRQDLDAFYQCLAPLENRIGQLWLQLPAAFAPRDLDRLWRFLDALPKGFDYGVEVRNLLFFNKGEEERALNRGLHQRGINRTLLDSRPVHHATSITEAVLEAKRKKPQLPVHAIVTATRPIVRFIGGDDLAVNQQWFAQWIEKLVDWQKQGHAPYLFIHSPDCSDAPQQAQALWRTLRQHLPAVGPEPDWPEQDSLF, from the coding sequence ATGTATATTGGACTTCCTCAGTGGCATCACAGCGCATGGAACAGCCTTGGCCTGCACGACCTCGCCGACTACGCGCGCTATTTTAACTGTGTTGAAGGCAATACGACGTTTTACGCGCTGCCAAAGCCTGAAATCGTGATGCGCTGGCGCGATATGACCCACGATGACTTCCGCTTCTGTTTTAAATTTCCCTCGACCATCAGTCACAAAGCCGCACTGCAAAACTGCCGGCAGGATCTTGATGCTTTTTATCAATGCCTCGCGCCGCTTGAAAATCGTATCGGCCAACTTTGGCTACAGCTGCCTGCCGCCTTTGCTCCCCGTGACCTCGACCGTCTGTGGCGCTTTCTTGATGCGCTACCCAAAGGCTTTGACTACGGTGTTGAAGTACGCAACCTGCTGTTTTTCAACAAAGGCGAAGAGGAGCGCGCGCTGAACCGCGGTCTGCATCAGCGCGGAATAAACCGCACGCTGCTCGACAGCCGTCCGGTACATCACGCCACCAGCATTACTGAGGCAGTGCTTGAGGCGAAAAGAAAAAAACCGCAGTTGCCGGTGCATGCGATAGTGACCGCGACTCGGCCGATTGTGCGTTTCATCGGTGGCGATGATTTAGCGGTTAATCAGCAGTGGTTTGCGCAGTGGATTGAAAAACTGGTCGACTGGCAGAAGCAGGGTCACGCCCCCTATCTGTTCATTCACTCTCCAGACTGTAGCGATGCCCCGCAGCAGGCTCAGGCGCTGTGGCGAACGCTGCGCCAACATTTACCCGCGGTAGGGCCTGAACCCGATTGGCCAGAGCAAGACTCTTTATTTTAA
- a CDS encoding hydrolase gives MSLKLDPKTTALVVIDLQKGILPYAGGPHSAQQVLDKATELKTRFNTLGAPVFMVRVGWSATFDEALKQPVDASAPAASLPDNWWEFPEQLNVTDKDLQVVKRQWGAFYGTDLELQLRRRGIKTVVLCGISTNIGVESTARNAWELGFELVIAEDACSAHNNDHHQSSVQFIFPRISRVRSTEEVLAAIAE, from the coding sequence ATGTCTTTGAAACTTGATCCTAAAACAACCGCTCTGGTCGTCATCGATTTGCAAAAAGGCATTTTGCCGTATGCCGGTGGCCCACACTCCGCACAGCAAGTATTGGACAAAGCCACTGAGCTAAAAACTCGCTTTAACACCCTGGGCGCACCGGTGTTCATGGTACGCGTGGGTTGGTCAGCCACCTTCGATGAAGCGCTGAAGCAGCCGGTTGATGCTTCAGCTCCGGCTGCTAGCCTGCCTGATAACTGGTGGGAATTCCCTGAGCAACTTAACGTAACTGACAAAGACCTCCAGGTTGTAAAACGCCAATGGGGCGCATTCTACGGCACCGATTTGGAGCTGCAACTGCGCCGTCGCGGCATCAAAACCGTGGTACTGTGCGGCATCTCCACCAACATCGGCGTTGAGTCTACCGCGCGTAACGCCTGGGAACTGGGCTTTGAATTAGTGATTGCCGAAGATGCGTGCAGCGCACACAATAACGACCATCACCAGTCAAGCGTGCAGTTTATTTTCCCGCGCATCAGTCGCGTTCGTTCCACTGAAGAGGTGCTTGCTGCCATCGCGGAGTAA